From the genome of Kaistella daneshvariae, one region includes:
- a CDS encoding TIGR02117 family protein, giving the protein MKKIILVVLKSIWALIAIIAVYMLVVFTLPYFEIPAQNISEPKTVETFILTNGVHTDIVVPIRSKQINWSDDILFKNTTSKSTDYKYLSIGWGDKGFYLDTPTWADLKFSTAFEATFWLSESAMHCTFYKEMKESQDCKRIMLSEKQYAALINFIQKKFDRDENGKPILIKTDAVYGKDDAFYDAKGSYSFLNTCNTWTNNALKSAGQKAALWTATDFGIFQHYK; this is encoded by the coding sequence ATGAAGAAAATTATTCTTGTAGTTTTAAAAAGTATTTGGGCCTTAATCGCAATAATCGCGGTTTACATGCTTGTCGTATTTACGCTTCCCTATTTTGAAATTCCAGCGCAAAACATTTCGGAACCTAAAACGGTGGAAACTTTTATTTTAACCAATGGTGTACACACTGACATTGTAGTTCCTATAAGATCTAAGCAGATAAACTGGAGCGATGACATTCTTTTTAAAAATACAACCTCTAAAAGCACAGATTATAAATATCTATCAATAGGTTGGGGCGACAAGGGATTTTATCTCGACACGCCCACATGGGCAGATTTGAAATTTTCTACTGCTTTTGAGGCTACATTTTGGCTTAGTGAATCTGCGATGCATTGCACTTTTTACAAAGAAATGAAGGAATCGCAAGATTGTAAACGAATTATGCTGAGTGAAAAACAATACGCAGCACTCATCAATTTCATTCAGAAAAAATTTGACCGAGACGAAAACGGCAAACCAATTTTAATTAAAACTGATGCAGTGTATGGTAAAGACGACGCCTTTTATGACGCAAAAGGAAGTTACAGCTTTTTAAATACCTGCAACACCTGGACAAATAATGCGCTGAAAAGTGCCGGACAAAAAGCTGCACTTTGGACCGCGACCGATTTCGGAATTTTTCAGCACTATAAATAG
- a CDS encoding YceI family protein gives MKTQIFILLFISALFSAQKNVLEINGWTNINTFKCVENHFKGSANVYSFTGAQLPNIAFKITNFDCGNKMMTGDFQKTLKADKFPELTIKFLQFKKTSSDTFQAVVEVKMMTVSRKYPIEFTYFQNSLMGNKRLKFSDFQIVPPKKMGGMVYVKDELDLVFSLKTND, from the coding sequence ATGAAAACGCAAATCTTTATCCTTCTCTTTATCTCCGCACTTTTTTCCGCACAGAAAAACGTACTGGAAATCAACGGATGGACTAATATCAATACTTTCAAATGCGTTGAAAATCACTTCAAAGGTTCTGCAAACGTGTATTCTTTTACAGGCGCGCAACTTCCGAATATCGCTTTTAAAATCACCAATTTCGATTGCGGAAACAAAATGATGACCGGCGATTTTCAAAAAACTTTGAAAGCTGACAAATTTCCGGAATTAACAATTAAATTTTTACAGTTTAAAAAAACATCTTCTGACACCTTTCAAGCAGTTGTAGAAGTGAAAATGATGACCGTTTCCCGAAAATATCCGATTGAATTCACTTATTTTCAAAACAGTTTAATGGGAAACAAAAGGTTGAAATTCTCCGACTTCCAAATCGTGCCACCGAAAAAAATGGGTGGAATGGTTTACGTGAAAGATGAATTAGATCTGGTGTTCAGTTTAAAAACGAACGATTAA